Proteins from one Coffea arabica cultivar ET-39 chromosome 8c, Coffea Arabica ET-39 HiFi, whole genome shotgun sequence genomic window:
- the LOC113706300 gene encoding uncharacterized protein isoform X1, which yields MGRLCTWLHKKRSPGLHAVINVSVSKSCELVYHFSIIRNQWCIFVPVSSIFVDFLKRHWLKELLLSMATGSLSCLTPECCRADLFRHSSRIRKDACTVKNTCAFKSHGDMMPCCNGEIVGSMRYDNLPLLVSLKLMMELPLKLNIQPSFSSLRLQKLNLGQHSELWQLQCRTCKAIIWQ from the exons ATGGGGAGACTGTGTACCTGGCTTCATAAGAAAAGATCCCCTGGTCTACATGCAGTTATTAACGTGTCGGTTAGTAAAAGCTGTGAGTTGGTTTATCATTTCTCTATCATAAGAAATCAGTGGTGCATATTTGTCCCTGTTTCATCCATCTTTGTAGATTTTCTTAAGCGCCACTGGTTAAAGGAATTGTTACTTTCCATGGCTACAGGCTCGTTGTCCTGTTTGACTCCTGAATGTTGTAGAGCAGACTTATTTCGTCACTCAAGCAGAATTAGAAAAGATGCCTGCACCGTTAAGAATACTTGTGCCTTCAAG TCCCATGGAGATATGATGCCGTGTTGCAACGGTGAAATAGTTGGTTCCATGAGATATGataatcttcctcttcttgtCTCTCTGAAACTCATGATGGAGCTCCCTCTCAAGCTTAATATACAGCCTTCTTTTTCATCTCTGCGCCTGCAAAAG CTTAATCTTGGACAACACTCAGAGCTCTGGCAACTGCAGTGTAGAACATGCAAGGCTATCATATGGCAATAA
- the LOC113706300 gene encoding uncharacterized protein isoform X2, with protein MGRLCTWLHKKRSPGLHAVINVSVSKSCSLSCLTPECCRADLFRHSSRIRKDACTVKNTCAFKSHGDMMPCCNGEIVGSMRYDNLPLLVSLKLMMELPLKLNIQPSFSSLRLQKLNLGQHSELWQLQCRTCKAIIWQ; from the exons ATGGGGAGACTGTGTACCTGGCTTCATAAGAAAAGATCCCCTGGTCTACATGCAGTTATTAACGTGTCGGTTAGTAAAAGCT GCTCGTTGTCCTGTTTGACTCCTGAATGTTGTAGAGCAGACTTATTTCGTCACTCAAGCAGAATTAGAAAAGATGCCTGCACCGTTAAGAATACTTGTGCCTTCAAG TCCCATGGAGATATGATGCCGTGTTGCAACGGTGAAATAGTTGGTTCCATGAGATATGataatcttcctcttcttgtCTCTCTGAAACTCATGATGGAGCTCCCTCTCAAGCTTAATATACAGCCTTCTTTTTCATCTCTGCGCCTGCAAAAG CTTAATCTTGGACAACACTCAGAGCTCTGGCAACTGCAGTGTAGAACATGCAAGGCTATCATATGGCAATAA